A stretch of the Macrobrachium nipponense isolate FS-2020 chromosome 23, ASM1510439v2, whole genome shotgun sequence genome encodes the following:
- the LOC135196832 gene encoding S-antigen protein-like, with amino-acid sequence MRGLPCIKLVAALLLGAELAFQTQAKDTLSEKVSLHGVEKRHLQDEVHHAAKSYDAPAAAAAALYRRVRDAQEDAGNGGQVTDVTKPKRRKKKKDGPDAEGRNGSDSPKDKKGPQRAGNGGKKERPGDKDKPGRQDKDVNSVKSENKSPSKENGQGRQGPNKEGQGSKGPKKNGQKRQGPKKNDQGPQGPKKNGQKRQGPKKNDQGPQGPKKNGEGRQGPKKNGQGAQGPKKNGQGPRGPKKNGEGRQGPKKNDQGPKGPKKKNGQGPKGPKKKNGQGPKGSKKKNGQGPKGPKKKNGQGPKGPKKKNGQGPKGPKKDGKGLKGPKSKKPSGDKDSKGGVREGKEGGKKGATSNKSSKGKEEPGKKKNQKDKNNKGMTKGKDGKPQGKGPKGKDQKGKKSKDNKKRKDNKNAPVRKKPLAKNGEKAPGLKSTDKRKPKKKCKANKKCKKYKGKCRKDKWIAKKNNKKKCQNILLKGCNTKGKNPACTCCLKNKCQKNFRNKKCRQYGGKSTKMKDCKGIKKKSWSAGSECICCLSCLNKPSCSALGGTCKKKCKNGVFTDGECKGKKCQCCKPGKVPTTTVPRKYISPN; translated from the exons ATGAGAGGGTTGCCCTGCATCAAGTTAGTGGCAGCCTTGCTACTGGGCGCCGAATTAGCG tttcaGACTCAGGCCAAGGATACTTTATCGGAAAAAGTGAGTCTACACGGAGTCGAGAAAAGACACCTACAAGACGAGGTACACCATGCTGCCAAGTCCTACGATgcacctgctgctgctgctgctgccctctATCGGAGAGTGAGAGACGCGCAAGAGGACGCTGGCAATGGAGGACAGGTCACCGACGTGACGAAGCCCAAgagacggaagaagaagaaggatggacCTGACGCCGAGGGGCGAAATGGTTCAGATAGTCCCAAGGACAAGAAGGGGCCGCAGAGGGCCGGAAATGGAGGGAAGAAGGAAAGGCCAGGAGACAAGGACAAACCAGGCAGGCAGGATAAGGACGTCAACTCAGTGAAGAGTGAGAACAAGAGCCCCTCGAAGGAGAACGGCCAAGGACGTCAAGGACCAAATAAGGAGGGCCAAGGATCTAAGGGACCAAAAAAGAATGGCCAAAAACGCCAAGGTCCTAAGAAAAATGACCAAGGACCTCAGGGACCAAAGAAGAACGGCCAAAAACGTCAAGGACCAAAGAAGAACGACCAAGGACCTCAGGGACCAAAAAAGAATGGCGAAGGACGTCAAGGACCAAAGAAGAACGGCCAAGGAGCTCAGGGACCAAAGAAGAATGGCCAAGGACCCCGAGGACCAAAGAAGAACGGCGAAGGACGTCAAGGACCAAAGAAGAACGACCAAGGACCTAAAGGACCTAAGAAGAAGAACGGCCAAGGACCTAAAGGACCAAAGAAGAAGAATGGCCAAGGACCTAAAGGATCAAAGAAGAAGAATGGCCAAGGACCTAAAGGTCCAAAGAAGAAGAACGGCCAAGGACCTAAAGGACCTAAGAAGAAGAACGGCCAAGGACCTAAAGGACCAAAGAAGGACGGCAAAGGACTTAAAGGACCCAAATCGAAGAAGCCCTCTGGTGACAAGGACTCCAAAGGGGGAGTAAGAGAAGGAAAGGAAGGTGGCAAAAAGGGAGCCACCTCGAATAAGTCGTCTAAGGGCAAAGAGGAacctggaaagaagaaaaatcagaaggacaaaaacaacaaaggaatGACGAAAGGGAAAGACGGCAAACCACAAGGAAAGGGACCGAAAGGAAAGGACCAGAAGGGGAAGAAGTCGAAGGATAATAAGAAGAGAAAGGACAATAAAAATGCTCCAGTCAGAAAGAAGCCGTTGGCGAAGAATGGGGAAAAAGCACCAG gcctCAAAAGTACCGACAAGAGAAAACCCAAGAAGAAATGCAAAGCGAATAAgaagtgcaagaagtacaagggAAAATGCCGTAAGGACAAGTGGATCGCCAAGAAGAACAACAAGAAGAAGTGCCAGAACATCCTTCTGAAAGGTTGCAACACGAAAGGGAAGAATCCAGCCTGCACCTGCTGCTTGAAAAACA AATGCcagaaaaatttcagaaacaaGAAGTGTAGACAATACGGAGGGAAATCAACCAAAAT GAAGGACTGCAAAGGGATCAAAAAGAAGTCGTGGTCCGCGGGATCGGAGTGTATCTGCTGTCTCTCTTGCCTGAACAAGCCTTCGTGTTCAGCTCTCGGTGGTACCTGCAAGAAGAAGTGTAAGAACGGAGTGTTTACCGACGGCGAATGCAAAGGAAAGAAGTGCCAGTGCTGTAAACCTGGcaaag ttCCGACTACCACTGTTCCTCGTAAGTATATTTCTCcaaattaa